The Defluviitalea raffinosedens genome has a segment encoding these proteins:
- a CDS encoding SPFH domain-containing protein, translating into MAYAILAFLIILLFIVILAFSSIRIIRQSSVGIVERLGKFHRKAETGINFLVPFIDSMRTIIDLRERVIDFPPQPVITKDNVTMQIDTVVYYKVTDPIFYTYEIANPISAIEYLTATTLRNIIGELDLDETLTSRDIINSKLRSILDEATDKWGIKVNRVELKNINPPKDIQDAMEKQMRAERQRREAILRAEGQKSAAILEAEGSKESAILKAEAEKEANIRRAEGEKLSQILRAQGEAEAFLAVQAAKAEGLKKLYMAIKESEPNEAVLAIRSMEALEKIADGKSSKLVLPSEAVSLLGSIKGIKEILHDSDINNDVDINESNANQQE; encoded by the coding sequence ATGGCTTACGCTATTCTTGCTTTTTTAATAATTTTATTATTTATAGTGATCCTTGCCTTTTCAAGTATCCGAATTATACGACAATCCAGTGTTGGAATTGTTGAACGCCTAGGAAAATTTCATAGGAAAGCTGAAACAGGTATTAACTTCTTAGTACCTTTCATTGATTCCATGAGAACGATCATAGATTTAAGAGAAAGAGTAATAGATTTTCCACCACAGCCTGTGATTACAAAAGACAATGTTACCATGCAAATTGATACAGTAGTTTATTACAAAGTTACCGATCCAATATTTTATACCTATGAGATCGCAAATCCAATTTCTGCAATAGAATATCTTACAGCAACGACACTTAGAAACATTATTGGAGAACTGGATTTAGATGAAACCCTTACATCAAGAGATATCATCAATTCAAAACTTCGCTCTATTCTTGATGAAGCCACAGATAAATGGGGAATTAAAGTAAACAGAGTAGAACTTAAAAATATTAATCCTCCAAAAGACATTCAAGATGCTATGGAAAAGCAAATGCGTGCGGAACGCCAAAGAAGAGAAGCTATTTTAAGAGCGGAAGGGCAAAAAAGCGCTGCCATTCTGGAAGCAGAAGGAAGCAAGGAATCCGCAATTCTTAAGGCTGAAGCTGAAAAAGAAGCAAATATCAGACGAGCTGAAGGAGAAAAGCTGTCTCAAATTCTTCGAGCGCAAGGGGAAGCTGAAGCATTTCTTGCTGTTCAAGCAGCCAAAGCAGAAGGTCTTAAAAAACTATACATGGCTATTAAAGAAAGCGAACCCAATGAAGCTGTACTTGCCATCCGTTCAATGGAAGCTCTGGAAAAAATTGCTGACGGAAAATCCAGCAAACTTGTTCTTCCTTCAGAAGCAGTTAGTCTGTTAGGCTCAATCAAAGGTATAAAAGAAATTCTTCATGATTCAGATATAAATAATGATGTAGATATAAATGAGTCTAATGCAAATCAGCAAGAGTAA
- a CDS encoding NfeD family protein, protein MWLIWLILAIGFAIIEMANTSFFMIWFSAGAIGALIASLLTSNFIIQFSVFLIISTILLILTHKITKNFITSKPSYKTNIDALKNAQGVVIEEINNSKGTGQVKVQGEIWSALSANDEIIAVNTKIIVFEVKGVKLIVSPDVTLN, encoded by the coding sequence ATGTGGCTAATATGGCTCATATTAGCAATTGGATTTGCAATCATCGAGATGGCTAATACAAGTTTTTTCATGATTTGGTTTTCTGCAGGTGCCATCGGAGCACTGATTGCGTCTTTGCTAACTTCTAACTTTATCATTCAGTTTTCAGTCTTCTTGATTATTTCTACTATACTGCTTATTTTGACTCATAAAATTACAAAAAATTTTATTACATCTAAACCCTCTTATAAAACCAATATAGATGCATTAAAAAATGCCCAAGGAGTTGTTATAGAGGAGATTAATAATAGCAAAGGAACAGGACAAGTAAAAGTTCAGGGAGAAATATGGTCCGCTTTGTCAGCTAATGATGAAATTATTGCAGTAAATACTAAGATTATAGTTTTTGAGGTAAAAGGGGTAAAATTAATAGTAAGTCCAGATGTTACCCTAAACTGA
- the proC gene encoding pyrroline-5-carboxylate reductase yields MKKYGFIGAGNMGYAMLKGLIKDGKKDDIIFTDASKERIQWIKNQLDIEPCSGNKDLVNGAKYIVLAIKPQYYASVLEEIKEAVNHSHIIISIAPGITIDSIKKQLSNKIKIVRAMPNTPALIGEGMSAVSFSDDAFSKEEREDIIQFFSSFGVMEEIEEKLMNAVVPISGSSPAYVYMMIEAMADAGVLAGLPRKLAYTLASQSVLGSAKMVLETGNHPGELKDAVCSPGGTTIEAVAALEKSGFRSSIIEAMNACFEKTKKMG; encoded by the coding sequence ATGAAAAAATATGGATTTATTGGTGCAGGAAATATGGGATATGCTATGTTGAAAGGTTTAATCAAGGATGGGAAAAAGGATGATATTATTTTTACAGATGCATCCAAGGAAAGAATCCAATGGATTAAAAATCAATTAGATATAGAACCATGCAGTGGCAATAAAGATCTGGTAAATGGCGCAAAATACATAGTATTAGCCATAAAGCCACAATATTATGCTTCTGTATTAGAAGAAATAAAAGAAGCAGTGAATCATAGCCATATCATTATTAGTATTGCACCAGGGATTACCATTGATTCGATTAAAAAGCAACTGTCAAATAAGATAAAAATTGTTCGTGCCATGCCAAACACTCCCGCGTTAATCGGAGAAGGAATGAGTGCAGTAAGTTTTTCTGATGATGCATTTAGCAAAGAAGAAAGAGAAGACATCATTCAATTCTTTTCTTCTTTTGGAGTAATGGAAGAAATAGAAGAAAAGTTAATGAATGCAGTTGTACCCATATCGGGCAGTTCTCCTGCCTATGTATATATGATGATTGAAGCCATGGCAGATGCCGGAGTTTTGGCGGGACTTCCAAGAAAATTGGCATATACATTAGCCTCCCAAAGCGTTTTAGGCTCTGCTAAAATGGTGTTAGAAACAGGTAATCATCCTGGGGAGTTAAAAGATGCGGTTTGCTCTCCAGGCGGTACTACGATTGAAGCAGTGGCTGCATTAGAAAAATCTGGTTTCAGAAGCAGTATTATTGAGGCAA